GGCCCTCATCTCGATTTCCGGGTACACAAGAACAACCAGCCCGTCAATCCCCTTACCATCGAGTCGCCTCCCTACCTGCCGGTGAAGCCTGAATTGAGGGATAGCTTTATGCTTGTGCAGGACAGGGTGATGTTTCAGTTGGATAGTTTACGGATGGCAGGACAGTTGTTCGCGGAAGAGGAGCAGGTTCCTGATTCCTTAACCCTTATACCGTCCCACTCCTGAAATCGTCCACTATCCCGTTCCTGATCGTCTTACACGGATTCTGAACATACCGCCACCCCGTTTCTGAAATAAAAAGAAGGGTATACCACAAAAGTGAAATGCCCCCAAAAGGTTAGACAAAGATCTTTTGGGGGCATTATTGAAACAGTTACTGAGATATCCTGTTTATTCTGTGAAACTGGTATACATTTTGAAACTGTTCGCCGGGACGGTGATATTTGTGGTCGATGTTACATTCAACGGTGGTTCGCCGGACGTCATATAATTATACCAGGTACCGGTTTCCGGGAAGGTGGCCGAGATAGGGTCATTGGTGAAGTTCCCTATCACCACTACCTGTTTCGCCTCGCCAAAAGAGGAAAGGGTGATAAACCGGCCGTCCTCCCAGAATGAGGGTGTTACTTTCCAATCGAGTTCTGCGGTCGCATTGAACAGTTCCGGATGATCGAAACGAAGGGAGATTAGTTTCGTATAGGTATCGTGTAGTTCCTTTCGCTGTGGTACATCCATATATTCCCACTTCACCGGTTTTTTACCGGTACGTCCGTTATAATCGATCGAAACATCATATCCCAACTCGCCGAATTGCCAGATCATTTTCGGGCCGGGTACGGTAAAGAAAAAGGCGGCATTGGTTGCCAGTTGCGACATTTGTGCGTTGAAGTTCGTCTTCAGGATACCGTTACCCCATTGGGCCTGTTTGTAGGCCGCACGCTCCTCGTCGTGGCTCTCCATATAGCTGACCAGACTGTTAATCGGACGGGAAGAAGAGGTGTAATAGGTTCCTGAAAAACCGGAGTCTTCCTTGTACCCCATCGCCGCTTGGCAGTATGCGTGGTTCATATTACGCCAGACCATCATCCCTTCCCCACTCAGTTCAGTTTCTTCACGGTCGTCTGCAAAGTGTTCCAGAATGACGTAGGCATCCGGTTTCACCGCTTTGACGGCATTGTTGTAATCCTTCAGAATAGCTATACGGGAAGCATCGTACACATGTGCGTTCGACTCCGTTGATTGCTTCTGCGTAAACCCTTTGGTAAGGTCAAACCGGAAGCCGTCGATATTGTACTCTTCCAGCAGGAATTGCAGGTTGCGCTTCACAAACTCCCTCACTAAATCCGATTCATGGTTGAAATCATGGAATACGCTGTAAGGGTGGGGTGCCGTTACGTTGAAGTAAGGATTATTGGCTGCCGTACGGCTGTTTGCGGAATCCCACCACATTTTGGCAAACGGATTTTCACCTGTAGCATGATTATAAACCACGTCGAATATTACTGCTATCCCTCGCTTATGGCATTCATCGATAAATTGTTTGTACATCCTGTCGGTACCGTATGCCTTATCCAGGGCGAAGAAGAACGCGGGGTTGTATCCCCAGCTGTCGTTCCCGTCGAATTCCTGTACCGGCATGAGTTCGATGGCGTTCACGCCGAGTGATTGCAGGTAATTGAGTTTCTCCATGGCGCCGTTGATATCACCGCTCTCCGTAAAATCGCGGAACAACATTTCGTAAATTACCAGGTTGTCCAGTGACGGGATCTCGAAATCAGGAACCTGCCAGTTGTAAGATTCCGGTTGGGTCCGGAATACCGAAACGATCCCGATGGCTCCCTCCGGATAGGTTTTGTTATCGGGATAAGTGGTTGGTGAAATATATTGATCGTTCCAGGGATCGAGTATTTTGCGGGCGTAAGGATCGGCCACGCGGATAGGATCTCCGTCTGTTTTACCCACGTAGTACTGGAAAGCATATTCCTTTGCAGGATCCAGTCCGTTAATTGTGATCCACCAGCAGCCTTCGGCGTCATCCCGGAACATCTGCGATTTTTCATCGTTGCTCAATGTCCAGCCGTTGAAGTCGCCGACAACATGGGCGAAATCCTTCCGGTTTCCGCTCTTATCCTTGTCGTATAGTACCAATGTGACGGTGCTATTGTTCACTATATTGATACCATGCTTTAGACCTGCCGGCATGTTTCCTGTTTTCACCGCAGCCGGCTCAAAGGCTTTGAACTGCGTATCAGTGACAGGGATAAAAAGATCTTCGGTTTGCTTCGATCCATCGGCAGAGCGGACAACAATACCCAGTTTGTTCACGGGTGTTTCTCCCGAACCAAACCATTGACGAATAGATGGGGAGAATTTGATAGTCCATGTGCTCAGTTCACCCTCTACCTTCGTCATTTTGCATTTCGGCAGATTTTCGTTCCACCCGGCAGGAACGAATCGCCATACGCCTTCCGATATAACGCCCGTGTGAATATAGACATCACCTTGGTAATTATAGAGTGGTGTGCCTGAACGTGGCTTGAACCAGATGGTCAGCTCCTTCTCGGCATCTGCCTCTTCGGGACTCCATGAAAGGCCTGCCTTAATCACTACAGGTGGTTCCGGTTCGGGTTCGGGTTCCGGAGTAACCACCGGATCTTCCCCGCAGGCAAAAGCGAAAAGCAGGAGAAGCAGTAAGTAGAACGCTTTTGAGGATATTTGCATATGATTTTTTATATTTTAGAATTAAGCATTCCAGAACGTTTTCACCGTTCAAAAAATGCGTTGAAACTTTTGTTTCTTAAGAGACTATATTAATGTGCTGATTTATTAATATGCCAATTAAATTAATCCATTATTCATATTAGTCTCATTAGTCGTATTGGCACATTTATTCATTACTTGTCCCTATTTATCGGGATTGGCTTATTAGTGAATTAGTTTTTCATTCCAGCACAAGCACTTCTTTGGGCGCAAGTGTCAGCGTTTTTTCCAGCGAAACATTTCTACCCGAGAGCAGGTCAGTCCATCCGGTACTGTTTCCTATTGACTCGGCGTACCGGTCGAGGTTTATCTCTACCTGTTTCGATGTCCCGTTCATAAAAATCAATACGCTTTCATCCCCTAAGTAACGCTCATAGACATAAACGCCTTTTTGCAGCACATAATGTTTCATATCGCCATACGCGATCACATCGTTGCCCTGTCGCCAGTGGAGCAGCTTCTTCATGAAGTTGAACGCTTCATTCTGTAACCTGTCGCGCCCTTCTGCGGTGAAATGATCCGTCTTATCCCCGGGCCACCCGCCCGGCACGTCGAGGCGGATATCGCCGTCGCTTCGGCTTTTGTTGCCATTCATCAGCAATTCGGTGCCGTAGTAGATCTGCGGGGTGCCAGGCATGGTGAGCAGGAACGTAATCCCTTGCTTCCATCCGGCCAGATCGGAGGGATACTCTTTCAGGAACCGGTCGGTATCATGGTTGTCCAGGAAGCGCAGTACATTATAGATATCGGGATAGATAAAATCGTAGGTCATGTGGTCGTAGATGCCGTGCAGTCCCCCGTTCCATTCCCCCGTTTCTTCAAAGAAAGCGCTGTGCGACAATCCCATAAAGCGGAAGTCCATCACTGATCTCAACTTGGTGTTGTTCGTGTTGATCGGACTGTTTCTCTGCCAGAAAGAGGTGCCGATAGGGTTGTTGAGCCATGCCTCTCCCACGATATTGTATTGGGGATATTCTTTCTCTACGGCCTCTATCCAGTCGACCATCATGTCATAATCGGCATAAGGATAGGTATCCTGCCGGATGCCATCGACTCCCGAGTATTCGATCCACCAGATACTGTTCTGGATCAGGTATTTTGCCACATGCCGGTTTCGTTGGTTGAGGTCAGGCATGGTAGGTACGAACCAGCCGTCCACCATTTTGCTTTTGTCATATTCCGAGGCGTAGGGATCGAAATACATCTCTTTCATGTGCGAAGTCTGCACATATTCACCCATGTTGTTGAACCAATCCGTCGAGGGCACGTCTTTCACCCAGGGGTGGTCGCTTCCGCAATGGTTGAAGATCATATCCATCACCACCTTCATTCCTCTGGAATGGGCGTCGGCGATCAGATTTGCGTACTCTTCATTGGTGCCGAAACGGGGATCCACGCGGTAGTAATCGGTGGTGGCGTATCCATGGTACGATCCGCCCTCCATATCATTCTCCAGTACCGGATTGAGCCAGATAGCGGTTACGCCCAGGTCGGACAGGTAATCCAACCGGTCCGATATGCCTTTCAGGTCGCCTCCATGCCGTGCGCTGTGGTGATTGCGGTCTACCTTGTATGGCATCCGCATCGGGATCTGGTCGTTGGATGCATCTCCATTGGCAAAACGGTCGGGCATGATCAGGTAGAGCACATCTGATGCATCGAAACTTTTTATATTATATCTGTCTGGATTACGTTCTTTCAATTCATAAGAATAAGTGATTTTCTCCTTTCCGTCGGTGAACAGGATATCGAATGTTTCGGGGCTGCTTTCCGAGATATCGAGATAAAGGATCAGGTAATTCGGACTTTCCAGCCGTACCGATTCTTTGATTCTCACATTTTTTGAAGTCACTTCCGGAATATAACCGGCAATATTTTCGCCGTATACCATCAACTGTAATTCCGGCTCTTCCATGCCACTCCACCAAAACGAGGGTTCGACATGCACCTCACGGGCGTGTGCCGTAGATATTGCTATTACAATAAGGGAAAAAAGTAAAATTATTTTCTTCATACGATTATTATATTTAATGCAGATAAGTAGATTGAAAAAATGATCAGGGATTTATATTTTTAATTCCTCTGATGATTCATTACTCTATAAAAGCATCCATTGCTTTTGTCGGCCGCCCGTTATCACCCCATGCACTGAGCGGATAACGGCTCCACGAACGGGCACCCTGCGGCTCCCAGTAAAAGACGCCCGTTCCTTTACCGTCGGGTACTTCCTTCACTTTCCGGATCACGGCACGTAACATCTCATACGTATTTTGCGGTTTGGTATCCTCACCGCCTGTTTCCACTACCATCACCTCTTTATTGTAACGATTTGCCATATCGTTCAGGTTATGGCCCAAATCGTCGATGATCTCACTGTAATCGGGTTTTCCTTCTAACCACCATGGATAAAACGACATACCGATGATATCGTATTTTGCCCCGTATTTTTCCGCATTATCGAACCACCAGCGAAAGCGTTCGTTGTTATTTCCCTGGTCGACATGCAGGATGATTTTTGTGGTGGGGCTGACTGCCTTGACGGCCTCGTATCCGTGGTTGATCAGTTGCACCAATTGAGGCCAGTTGTCGGTATGCCCTTCGGGATAGATCATTCCGGTAGGAATTTCATTCCCCAATTGCACCCATTCGGGTGTTACGCCTGCTTCTTTTAGCGCCGTTATCACGTCATAAGTGTAATCGTACAGCGCTTCTTTAAGTTGATCGAAATCGAGTCCTTCCCAATCTTTGGGTTTGTGTTGTTTGCCCGGATCGGCCCAACTGTCGCTATAATGGAAATTGATCATGACACGCATATCCCAATCCTTTGCCCTTTTTGCCATGGACACTGTTTCTTCTTTGCTACAATGGCCGCTGTGCGGATCATCCGAAGGATTCACCCACGTGCGTAACCGGACAGAATTGATGCCGTGGTCTTTGAGTATCTTGAAACAATCTTCGGGAGTGCCGTTGTCGTTGTAGAAAATGTATCCGGCAGCTTCCATCTGTGGTAGCCAACTGATATCGGCTCCTTTGGCAAACATATCTTCCGGTTTTACCTCCGTCGTCGTTTGTTGGCAGGAAAGGCACAGAACCAATAGATAAAAGCAAAAGAGAAAAAGCTTTTTCATCATTTGTCCAATTTAAATACCTGAGCGGCATTATTCTATCGTTATCGTGATTCGTTAAGCAAAATGCTGTGATAATTCTGCTTTGCCGTGCAGCAAGCGAAAAGCGACAAAAAGCACGGCACAGTCACCGTGCTTTTTATAATCCCATTTACCATTTGTTTATGGTAACTCTGATGTCGGTATGATAATATAATGTCCCGTCAAATCATTTAAAGCAATATAATAGGTTCCTGCTGTTTCTATTGCTATGTTTGCTCCATTATTCGTTGTGCCTGTTCCGAACGGGAGAGACTGATTATCTTCGGAAGTGGCTCCCCAACTGACATCCCAGGCATCATTCGCGCGGATTTTTAATAAGCCCGGCATAAGTTCTATTGCATTTGAAGTCCAGATATGTTCGGCTACCTGGGTTAAATCCGTATCGGTATCCCATCCGCCGGCCGTTGCCGTTCCAATTACCCCCATTGAATTATAGGTAACGCTAACATCACCTGTATAGGGTATATATTCAGCTGTTAAAGTCCCCAAGTCTAACTTTAAGGTATAGTAACCGTCCGTAGCGGGACCGGGTAGATTGGGAGAGTTATTTTCCAGCACCAATGCACCATCCCTATAGCCCCAGCAAGGATCCCACACTCCGGCTTTAATCGGAAACTTCTGCTCCCTTCCTCCTGTAAAATGTGCCGTGAAGGTATATTTCGAATCAGCCGAACTATTGTCGGCGAAGAGGATTTGCAGGCCGTTTCCGATTGCACCAATCTCATTGTTCCACTCCGGCAAACCAGTAATAGCGTTTCCCGTCATATAAACAACATCTTTCGTATAGCCTAAAAGTTGGATTGTATAGGTATACTCTATCATATTGAGTGTAATCCTTACCCAACCCGGTTCCATTACCCGCATAGCCTGGGAATTTTCAATGATAAGATCCCCTTCCAATTCAGTGTTCCCGTCTACGGGGTTACCCAGCAGACCATCCCACGAAGCGGCCTCTTTACTCGATTTGGGAACGATCTTAAAATATCCGTTGAAATCCCCGCTTTCCGGTTGTTTCATTTCCACCAAAATAGTAAAGATAGGATCTTCATATACATCTTTACCACTATGGTTGAATTTGTAGTTATCGAGATCTTCAATATTCCATTCATTGATATTGCCAATCAGGTAATACTCCTCTTCAATAACCGGGCCGACAGGAGTGACGGTAACAGGGCCCAATATAACCGGGGTAGGCATCATCACCGACGAAGCGCCGTCGGTGATATAGTATTTTACCCGAATAAAGAGTTCCCGGGCGTAAGGTGCTTTCCCATAGAGGCTTTTTACTGCCTCATCGAGATCTGCGGGGGTAATAGTAGCTGTATTTTTCCCACTCATCGATGGAAGTTCCAAAGCCTGTTCGAAATCATCTGTAGATGACAACTCCAGTTTGAAAGTGACGGTAGCGCCTTCCGCCAATTGCGGAGTAGCTGTTGCCTTGACCGCTTCGAAAGGGGTGTTCTCTTCCAGTGCTTCCCCCGTCAATACTATCGCCGAACCAAAGCCTGATCCCAGGGCAATGGTGAATCCTTCGACCGATTGTGCATCTTCCTGTTCATAGGCTTGCGGCGGGGCGGCCATATGGTCGTATACATCATCGCATGATCCGAAGCCGACCAATGCGAGCAGGGTTGTCAAAAGGTATATTTTAGGTTTCATTGTACACATTTTTATAGTTATTCTATTTTACCTGTCCTTTTGGTAAAGTTAATGGATAATCTCTGTCCCGCTGTTCCAGCTACACGAGCCTGGTCGTCTCCTGCGCCGCGGGGTACGAATACGCCGTCAAACACCATGAACTCTGTCTGCCACCATTCGTGGCCGGGCAACTGGATGCTGGCACGTACTCCGCCGTCGTCATCTCCCTGGGCAGCGGCAGTAAACGCAGGCGATATGAATTCTGCATCGGCTCCCAGAGATAGTGCGGGTATCGCAAACCGGTGGATCTCATCGGTAGTTCCCCAGTGACCGCCATTTACATTCCCTTGCAGATAAACATGGGGCGGAAGGAAGTCCACGCTAAACGTATACTCACGCCCTTCGATGGCAGTGGTTACCACTACTATATACCATCCGGGATTCCCTATTCCTATATTGCCGCCAGCGTCGGATGTACCGGCCAATCCGGCAGAACCTTCACCAATGGTTACCTCATTGTAGCCAAACTCATTTCCATTCCACGCCATAGCGTAATTGAATTTGATTTCCGCATTATCGCCACCTTCGGTTTGTCCGAGATATTGCATTGCCCAGAACTTTCCGGGGGATCCCCATACGGGGATCATCTCGGTGGCACTGTTCCAATCCCAGTTACCGGCCACGTTACCGATCAGGTACATCTCTTCGGGCATCGTCATTGCTTCAAGTGCAAAATAACCGAGTACCTGAGGGAGTTGGATCACATTTGAATAGACCGGTTCCACCTTGCTCCCCGCGATGGTGGCAGTGAGACGAACGTACAGGGGATGCGGATCCGCGGGATAATCACTTTCCTCTTCCACGTCATGCAAGGCGACCAATGCTACGGCTACATCCTGTGCAGATATGTCGAATTTGGCTGCGGAATAAGTACCCGGCAGGGTGGTATATTCCGCGAAATTCTGCGAGAGGGAAATCTGCACTGCATAAAGGGTTGCGGCAGTAAACCCATAGTTGGGCTGAGAAGTGGTAAACTCGATCGTTTCCGTATTCTTCAGGTCATATATCCCCGAAGCGTACTTGGGTATGTTGAGCACGAAACTCTCCGGCTGCTGCAGGACAATTTTTTCATTATCCTCGCATGCATGGAAAAATCCTATACCGGCCAGTAGAATTATTAAACTAAATATCTTCTTCATATGATTGATTATTTGTTTAGAGTCAAGAATATATTTGATTAGTTGATTTACTGATGTGATGATTCGTAAATGGTAAAATTAGCTAATGAATAGTCATTGAATTATCACATCGTTACATTATCAAATCATCTCATTAGTCTCATTGGCACATTATTCACATTACTAATATCCCGGATTTTGCGTCAGGTTTTGATTAGCTCCTATATCGTCGGAAGGAATGGGATACACCTTATAAGTGTCGGCAATGGATCTTCCTGCGGGTACATTGCCTTTCCACGGCCATATATAGGAGGAGCCGGTAAATTTCCCGAAACGGACCAAGTCGGTGCGACGCTGTGCCTCGAAGAAAAATTCACGACCTCTCTCGTCCAGGATAAAATCGAGCGTAAGCTGGCTGGCGGTAATTGTGGCTGCTGTCGCTGCCTCATTTTTATAGGCGCGTCGGCGAAGGTCGTTTACCAGTTGCAGTGCAGTGGCCTGATCACCTCCTGTTCCGCCTCTTAGGACAGCTTCCGCATAATTGAGATGGATCTCGCCCAGGCGGAAGAGCGGGAAATCGGTATACACAATATTACTGGGCGGGAGTGTCCCGTCGCTGTAGGTATTGTAGTATTTCACGATCGGTATTCCGTTATTGGTGAACAGGGAAGGGTCTACAATTTCATTGTTCTCGGTTTGGTCGGTACGTACCATAGAGAAACGGGTATCATCTTCATGTCTGTTTTCTCTTTCGAAAAAGCGTAACAGGGAAACCAACGCACGGTTACCCTGCCATGCGCCCACTGAATTTATTTCGGCCTGCAGGGCGGAAGGAACCGTACTGCTCATCAGGAAAGTCATTCCTCCCCAGGTCTGGGTATCTTCCCCTTCGTAACGGATTGGAAGGATCATTTCTACCGAATTTTCGTTGTCAGCCGTGAATACATTCTTATACACCGGGTCAAGGGCAAAGTTTTCGTCGAGTACCTTTTTGCTGTAAGTAATACTTTCCGTATACTTATTCACTCCCATATATGTTTCCGCATTGAGGTAGAGACGTGAGAGCAATGCCCAGTTGGCGGCTTTATGTGCACGTCCGTAGTAGGTTGGGTGATAACCCACAAATGGATCGAGCATATCCGCTTCACATTCTGTCAGTTCTTTTTCGATATAATCAAACAGGTCTTCCGCCATGATCTGTGGAGGAAGCGTACTGCCTACCGGACTATCTTCATTCACAAAAGGCACATTCCTGAACATATCCAACAGGTAGTAGTAAGAGAGAGCCCGGGCAAAGCGGGCTTCGGCGCGGTAGGTTTTGATTTGCGCTTTCACTTCCTCACTTGCCCCCCTTGAAGAGAGTTTTTCTTCGGTTGTTTCTCTCAACAATGCGTTAGCCAGGTTAATCTGATAATAGAGACGATAGTAAAATCCTTTGATAAATACGTTGTTTGCTGTCCAGGTCATATAATTCAGATCAGGGATACCTACGTCATTCCACGCACATAACGCTTCGTCGGAAGGGAGGGTTTGCAGGTTCCAAAGCCCTCTCAGGAAAGATGCCTGGCTTCCTCCGTCTACACCAGCCACATCGGGATCACCGTCGCCGCCCTCGTTACCACTGATAGCCAGACCGGCATAAATCTTGGCGAGCAGTTCCTGATAGGGGCCTATTTCACTTCCGAAAACCACTTCCGACACTAACTCTTCCTTGTCGAGCGGGATGGTGTTTAAGTCATCGAGACAGGATGAGAGTCCTGCAATCATTAGACTGATTGTTACGATGAACAGAAATTTATATTTTACTCGTTTCATATTTTTCAAGAATTAAAAGTTTAAATTAAACCCAAGGATAAATACGCGTGGGTGAGGATAGATATTGTTGTCGATACCGTCGTTGGTGAATTCCGGATCGAGTCCTTTGTATTTGGTGATCACAAACGGATTCTGTACGGTTAAATGAAGCCTTGCGGATTGCAGCCAATTGGATACATTATTGAAATTATACCCCACTGAGATGTTATCCATCTTTAAGAAGGATGCATTTTGGATATAATAACTTGACTGATAGTGGACGGCATCAAAATTGGTGAAAGTAGCACTATTCACTTTGTTCTTCAGCCAACCCGAAGGATCGTAGGTGATTGACCTTGACTCACGATTCGATTGTATGTTATTGTATACATAATTTCCGATATTGGACCGCAGTGAGAAATTGAGATCCCAGTTTTTGTATGACAACTGAGAAGATAGTCCCATAAACAGGTCAGGTGCTGCGTTTTTATAAACGATCATATCTTCTTCATTGATCTGTCCGTCTGCGTTTTGATCCACAAACACTCCTTCCAGAGGTCTTCCGTCATTATCATATACCTGTTCATATACATAAAAAGAACCAGAAGGATAATTTACGCTGTGGATGGCGATATTGTTACCCGTACCGCCGTCGATGCCACCGAAACGTACACCCACATAGCTGGGATCATCATTAATGGTCAACTTAGTGATTCTGTTTCTATTATAAGTGATGTTGTAACTGACATTCCAGTTTAAATCCTTGCTTACGATGGGCCGACCCGTGATGCTGAACTCAACTCCCTTGTTTTCCAGTTCCCCTACGTTAGTGAGTAACTCGTTGCTGAAGTTTGTTCCGGCAGCTATACCTACAGTATTCAGCAGGTCGGTGGTCTTACGGTAGTACACATCGAATGTACCGCTGATACGGTTATTGAGGAACCCGAAATCCAATCCGGCATTATAAGTGGCTGTTTCTTCCCACTTCAGGTTTTCGTCGTATGCCAACGGTCGAATCAGGGGAACTTTGGTGTTGCCAAAGAAATAATTAGCTCCCGCCTTACTGTAACTATATCTTCCCATCCACGGATAATCTCCGTTACCCAGGTTCTGCTGTCCGGTAACTCCATATCCTAACCGTAGTTTCAGGTCGGACATCACATCACCGGCATTTTCCATAAATGGTTCGTTGATGATACGCCATGCGAAGGCTGCAGATGGGAACAATCCCCACTTATTGCCCGGACTAAACCTGGAAGAACCGTCGTTACGTAATGTGAGCGTAAAAAGATAACGTTCCAGCAATGAATAATTCAAACGGCCAAAGAAGGAAATTACATAGCTTTCCGTAGAATAATCATTCCCTTCCTTGTAGAACTCATTTCCCGTTTGTGCAGCCATGGCTGCAGAATAGGGAAATTTATTCTCTTCTTCACTGTAGAAACGTTGCCAGGAGTATCCTCCCATCGCATCGATCCGGTGTACACCGAAATTGTTGTTATAATTCAGATAGAAGTCAAGCAGGGTATTACTTTTGTATTGGTAATAGGTGGAATTCTCACCCCAGCCCGCTTTGTAACTGCCCCATACCCAACTCATGGGAGAGTTGTCAGTTATGATTACGTCTCCGTTACTTTCTGAGATATCGTATCCCATATTGAGGTTGGCTCTCAGTCCTTCCAAAAACGGCAGGTTATAATCGACCTGCATATTACCGATACTCCTGTAGACTTTTGATTTGTCCGATTTTTGCTCCAGTATGGCGAGCGGATTGGCCAATCCGATATCGATAGGTGTCCCGTCGGTTTTGAGTGACATATGATACCCATTTCCATAAGGAGAGTTGGTCTCGGAATAGACTGGCATGGTCGGATCGAACTGGGTGGCCGAATTGATGGCACCACGATCGGCAAAGCGGTTGGTGTTATAAACACCCTTGGCATTCAATTGTACTCTTAATGAGCCGTCGAGAAAGGAGGGTGACATATTGATACTTCCCGTATACCTTTCTAATCCGGAAGTTTTCAGGATACCTTTTTCATTGGTATATCCCACCGAGACACGATAGGGAAGGAAATTAGATATTGAACCGGCAAGACTGACATTATGGTCGGTGCTGGTAGCGGTTTTGAATATCTGATCCTGCCAGTTAGTCTGGGTATTGCCTAATGCGGCGGCCTGCTGGCTGTCTTCCCCGAAAGAGTCAATAACATAATTCCTGAAAGTGGGTGCATCCATCACATCTACTAATCCGGTTTTGGTGCTGACAGACACAGACCCGTTGTATGCCACCTGCAGTTTTCCGCTATGTCCTTTTTTCGTTGTGATGATAATCACACCGTTGGATGCCCTTGAACCATATATAGCAGTAGCGGATGCATCTTTCAGAACGGTAAATGTTTCGATATCGTTTGCATTGATAGTGCTTAACGGGTCAGCCATCCCGTTGATACCCTCAGTGTCTACAGGTACACCGTCGATAACAATTAGCGGGTCATTGCT
This window of the Proteiniphilum saccharofermentans genome carries:
- a CDS encoding RagB/SusD family nutrient uptake outer membrane protein; its protein translation is MKRVKYKFLFIVTISLMIAGLSSCLDDLNTIPLDKEELVSEVVFGSEIGPYQELLAKIYAGLAISGNEGGDGDPDVAGVDGGSQASFLRGLWNLQTLPSDEALCAWNDVGIPDLNYMTWTANNVFIKGFYYRLYYQINLANALLRETTEEKLSSRGASEEVKAQIKTYRAEARFARALSYYYLLDMFRNVPFVNEDSPVGSTLPPQIMAEDLFDYIEKELTECEADMLDPFVGYHPTYYGRAHKAANWALLSRLYLNAETYMGVNKYTESITYSKKVLDENFALDPVYKNVFTADNENSVEMILPIRYEGEDTQTWGGMTFLMSSTVPSALQAEINSVGAWQGNRALVSLLRFFERENRHEDDTRFSMVRTDQTENNEIVDPSLFTNNGIPIVKYYNTYSDGTLPPSNIVYTDFPLFRLGEIHLNYAEAVLRGGTGGDQATALQLVNDLRRRAYKNEAATAATITASQLTLDFILDERGREFFFEAQRRTDLVRFGKFTGSSYIWPWKGNVPAGRSIADTYKVYPIPSDDIGANQNLTQNPGY
- a CDS encoding SusC/RagA family TonB-linked outer membrane protein; its protein translation is MYVNFKRITRVFLMTMLSGMLMVLSASAQTGATINVRGIVTDIAGEPIIGANILVQGTSSGTITDYDGNFTLQAPADGVLEISYIGYRPQSIPINNRSTINVTMEEDTELLEEVVVIGYGTVRKDDATGSVVAIDASKINKGLATSPSSLLAGQVAGLSVVSSGGAPGSASNIRIRGGSSMSASNDPLIVIDGVPVDTEGINGMADPLSTINANDIETFTVLKDASATAIYGSRASNGVIIITTKKGHSGKLQVAYNGSVSVSTKTGLVDVMDAPTFRNYVIDSFGEDSQQAAALGNTQTNWQDQIFKTATSTDHNVSLAGSISNFLPYRVSVGYTNEKGILKTSGLERYTGSINMSPSFLDGSLRVQLNAKGVYNTNRFADRGAINSATQFDPTMPVYSETNSPYGNGYHMSLKTDGTPIDIGLANPLAILEQKSDKSKVYRSIGNMQVDYNLPFLEGLRANLNMGYDISESNGDVIITDNSPMSWVWGSYKAGWGENSTYYQYKSNTLLDFYLNYNNNFGVHRIDAMGGYSWQRFYSEEENKFPYSAAMAAQTGNEFYKEGNDYSTESYVISFFGRLNYSLLERYLFTLTLRNDGSSRFSPGNKWGLFPSAAFAWRIINEPFMENAGDVMSDLKLRLGYGVTGQQNLGNGDYPWMGRYSYSKAGANYFFGNTKVPLIRPLAYDENLKWEETATYNAGLDFGFLNNRISGTFDVYYRKTTDLLNTVGIAAGTNFSNELLTNVGELENKGVEFSITGRPIVSKDLNWNVSYNITYNRNRITKLTINDDPSYVGVRFGGIDGGTGNNIAIHSVNYPSGSFYVYEQVYDNDGRPLEGVFVDQNADGQINEEDMIVYKNAAPDLFMGLSSQLSYKNWDLNFSLRSNIGNYVYNNIQSNRESRSITYDPSGWLKNKVNSATFTNFDAVHYQSSYYIQNASFLKMDNISVGYNFNNVSNWLQSARLHLTVQNPFVITKYKGLDPEFTNDGIDNNIYPHPRVFILGFNLNF